A stretch of DNA from Streptomyces venezuelae:
TTCCCGGCGAAGGACCGGCTGCCCGAGTTCACTGCGGAACGGGATGCCGCGTACGACCGGTTCGTCGCACGTCTGCCGGACGGACCTTCGCTCGCAGGGGCACGACGGGTGTCCCACCTCATCGGAACCACCGACTACCCGTGCATACGCCGGAACCCCGTACCGCGGCCGGGCCTGGCCCTGATCGGTGATGCCGCCACCGCCTCGGATCCGGTTCCGGCAGTGGGGTGCGGCTGGGCGTTCCGTAGCGCCGTGTGGCTGGCCGACGCGACCGCCGCGCCCTTGGCCCAGGGCCGGGACCTGCGGCAGTCGCTGCGCGGCTACCGCAGGTCCCACCGGTTCATCGACGCGTACGACGCGCTGGGGCGGCGGGAGGCGCTCGCCGGGCCGCCGAATCCGCTCCAGCGGGCCATCCGCACGGCAGCCGTGTCCGACCGCGACATCTCCCGCCGGCTCGCGCTGTTCGCGATGCGGGCAGAGTCCCCGTCCGTCCTTCTGAATCCCAAGGTCGTGATCCGCGCCTTCGCCGGATCACGGGGCCGGAGGTCGCGCAGCGGACTCACGGCCGCGTCCACCCGGTACCCGGAGGGGCCCGGTGAGGGCGGCGGGCTCCCTTCGTGAGGTCCCGGACGGCGGCGTGCGGAATGATGGAACCGGGGAGCGCGTGTCATGGCCGCGCGACCGCAGGACTGCCACGGGACTGCCGGAGGTTCTGATGCTGACCACTCCCGTATGCCGGCTTCTCGGCATCGACGCCCCTATCGTGTGCGCGGCCTTCGGCCCCTGGGACGAGGTCGATCTCGCAGCTGCGGTGTGCCGGGCGGGCGGTCTGGGCAGTCTGGGCACCGCGGTGCGGCCCTTGCCGGAGCTGAAGGACCAATGGGCTCGGCTGCGCCGGCTGACCGACCGGCCGTTCGCGATCAATCACACGAGCCGCCCGCTCGACGAGGAGGCGTTCCAGGCCACGATCGAGGAGGGGCCCGCAGCGATCTCGTTCCACCTGGCGGTGCCGCCCGATCTGATCGCCCGGGCCCACGACGCCGGCATTCTCTGGATCCAGCAGGTATCCAGCCGCCGTCAGGCCGAAGAGGCGCTGCGGGCGGGCGCCGATGTGGTCGTCGCCCAGGGCGGCGAAGCCGGCGGTCACGGAGGGGACGTCTCCACCATGGTGATGGTCCCCGACGTCGTCGACATGGCGGGCGACGTACCCGTCCTCGCGGCCGGCGGGATCGGCGACGGGCGCGGCCTGGCCGCGGCGCTGGCACTGGGAGCGCAGGGTGTGCTGATGGGGACGCGCTTCCTCGCATCGGACGAGATGAAGGTGTCGCAGGCGTGGAAGAGCCGGCTCGTCGAGTCGGCGGCCTCTGACGCCGTGCGGGCCGTGGGCAGCGAGCGTATCCTGCCGCCGTTCAACCGCCCCGGCAGTGCCGGAGTGCCCCGTTGCCTGCGCACTCCCCTGGTGGACCTCCTGCGCGAGCACCCCGAGCAGGTGGACCCCGCGCAGACCGTGCCCCGCGTGATGGCCGCGATCCTCGCCGGCGGCGGGGACGAGTACCTGCCCTTCACCGGTCAGTCGACCGCCCTCGTGCACGAGATCCTGCCCGCCGCAGAGATCGTCCGGCGGACCGTACGGGAGGCCGAGGCAGCGCTGGCGGCGACAGCCCGCGCCATCGGCCCCGGGACATGACCGCGCTGCCCCTGCGGGGTGCCCCCACCAGGCGCCTCCCCGGTCCCCGGGGCAATCTGGAAGTGGGCATGCTGCTCCACCCGAGAGAAGCGAGGCAGCCATGACGGCGACGACACGGCAGGAGACACCGGTAGCGATCCAAGGCGGCGGAGTCGAACTCCGTACGCAGGAGGTCGGCGGGGACCTGTCCGTCGCTTTCGTGCGGCTTCCCCAGGGCGCCGACCTCCGGCCGGCGGTGAAGGGCCTGCCCGACGATCTCTGCCCGTGCCCTCACTGGGGGTACATGCTCAAGGGCCGTCTGAAGATGGTGACCAAGGACGGTGAAGAGGTCTACGAGGCCGGACAGGCGTTCTACTGGCCGGCCGGGCACGCGCCGGTAGCGCTCGAGGACTGCGAGTACGTGGACTTCTCCCCCACGGACGCCTTCACGTCCGTCATCGATCACATCACGTCGCAGGGTTGACCGGGTTCCCTTCGCGGCCTCGTCGCCCCCGTGCTGCCCAGGCCCGGGCGTGGAGGAGGATCGAGCCGTCCACCGCCCGCGGCAGCGCCGCACGGAGCTGCTCGCGGAGTTCCGCACGGTGGCCCTCGGGAAGGCCTGCCAGGTAGGCGGGGGCCGGCCCCTGACCTCCCAGGAACGGTGTCCAGTAGTCGTCGAAGTCCGCGAACCGGGTCGGTACCCGGATCTCGTCGACCTCCACGTCCTGGAGTCCCGCTCCGGCCAGGAGTTCGCCCAGCGGGCTGCGGGCGCACAGGGGGAACCTGACGGCCTCGTCCAGTGGCTTTGCCTGCCGGTCCAGGGTGACCGCGGCATCCCAGAAGGCGCGGATGGCCTCCATCCCGCCCTCTCCGTAGTCCCATACGTACACTCCGACCTGTCCCCCGGGGACGACGACCCTCGTCATCTCGGCGACCGCCCGTGCCGGGTGCGGGACGAAGTTGAGTACGAGGCCGCTCACCGCGACCGATGCCGTGGAGTCCGCGAACGGCAGCTGCATCGCATCCGCCAGAACGAATTGCGCCCGCCGGTCGGCGATGTGCCCGCGGGCGTAGTCCACGTAGCCCTGCGAGGGGTCGGCGCCGATCACGCCCACCGGGTCGGCGACCTCCAGGACCGCCCCGGTCACCGCCCCCGTGCCGCAACCGATGTCCCGCCAGGTCCCTCCCGCCGTGGCGCCCATCCACCGAACGAACCGGATGGCGACCAAGCGGCTCCATCGGCCGACATACGGCTCATACGCCTCACCAGTCGCCCACATCGGCCCACACCTCTCTCGGTACGCCTGCCCCCTGGAGATGATGCTGCGTCAAGGGCACTGGGGACGGGACCACCACACCGCCGGGGTGAAGTGCCCCGCGCCACCGGAGTGGGATGACGTGTCAGGGAAGGTCGGGGGCCTCCGCCGCCCAAAGGACCCGCCGGAGGTGGGCCTCCGCCGGCCCGCACACGTTACGAGTGCGGCCGAGCGACCGCGACGAGTCCAACAGGGAACACGGGAACGCCCTTCATCGAAAGGCGCCAGCTTCTCTATGGCCGGTTCCACGTCCAGTCCGAGCACTATCCCTGGTTTCGGCGCGTCCTCGCCCGAACGAGAACGGTCAGCTGGAGCGGTACCGAACCGAGGTCCACGCCCACTCGCAAGGCATGGCCGCTGCCCGGATGGGACTCGAAGTGGGACGGCCCGGTCTCCGTCCATCAAGACGGCTCCGTACTCGCCATGCGCGTAATGACCTGAACCTGCCGGGGAGAGGGTGATGGTGTCGCGCCCGGGTGCACTCGGGCGCGACACCATCCAACGTCGCCCGTGTGAGTGAGAGCGCAAGGGCTCCGATCCGGAAGAGTGCCGGCAGCTTACGAGGCCCGGCTATCAGGCGTCCCGTCGCTCCTCGTGCCCGGCCAGCTGCACTCGCAGCCGTTCCGCCTCGGCCTCGGCCCGGCGCAGTCGTCGCTCCAAGACAGCGCGAGCCGGCGGCAGAAGTTCGGGCTCCGGCGCCTCATTCCGTGGAATGAGCCAGCCCACGCGCTGATACGCGACAATCGCGCGAGAGTGGGGACACGTATGGCAAGATCGTTCCGGCCTCGGACGCGGCCAGCCTGCCTCCAGCATCCGGCGGGTGTGCTCACGTTGGTGTTCGGATTGAAGCATCGGGTCTGAATCCCAGACCTGCTCGAATTCCTCGATCATCTGTTTCACCCTTGTGGCCTCGGCCAAGCGAGGCCCATCATCGGGTTTCCAGTCGAGGGTTGGCGCTACGACCTCTTCGACGTGTCCGCAGGCCAGCGTCACCTTCCAGAAGGCCGACGTGTGTGCTTCATCGTGGCGGATCACGGCCCAGACGTCGTCATCAGCCCATTCGGGTGGCTCCACAGGGTCCGCAGGAAAGCTCACCTCTTACCGGTCTCCCCACTCAATGATGTCGCAGTAGGAGGCATCAGCTGAATCATCGTGCTGGCAGTACACCTGTCCCGGCGGCAATGCTTCACCATCCCCGAGGCCACGCCACTGCCTCTCGCTCGGCGGGGTGGAGTCGTCCGGTGTCAGCAGCTCCTTGATGCAAGCGCAATCCAGCTGAACCCGCCATCGGTAGTACCGGTCCGGGTCCGGTGCGAAGAACGGCCACAGCACTGGAGGAACCCCCCTGCGGCGATCGGAATTGAATTTCTCGTACTCGCGCAGGACCTCCGTGCGCCGCTTCGCTCGGCCGGGAAGTCGGCGCGCTACAGCGGGTGGGCGCGCAGCTACGTCAGGCTCGGCCACGTTCCAGATCCTCTCGACCAGCGACACTGCCGCCGATGCTAGGAACCTTGAGATCGGACTGCTGCGGAAATAGCGCTCCCTTCCCCCTGAAGGGAGGGGAGGAAGTTGCCGCCGCCTGGCTCCAGACCCTCGTCATCGAGTGGACGACTACACCCGTGTCGCCGGCGGGTAGGGCCAGACGCCGCCTCAGGGACGTCGGGCTACACGTGGCAGAGAGACCGCCACGGGGCGCCGACCAGGCCCCTGCGCCAGCAGCATGCGCGACCGCCGACGGGTGCGCCTGCGTGAGCAGCCCAAGGGGCCGATGCTGACCGTTTGCTGACCAAAGCCCCGTCGCCGCGCCGCTGACCTGCGGAAACGTTCAGATGTCAGATGTAGGACTTGAACATGGTGCGCAGCAATGTGAGCTCCTAGAAGACGGCTCCCTGCCAGCTTTATGCAGGTCAAGGGCGCTCTGCACTCTACACCGGCAGGCCTTGGGCCGAAGATGACGAGGAAAATCGATTGCCGCTGAAGTGGGGCGCCTGGCCTGCGCTTCCGCGGGAGCCGGGCTGTCGTCACGCTGCCGGGCAGGCGCCGCACCGGACGGTCGCTCCGCAATGAGGGAGGATCGATGCCGACCAGATGCTGACTTTCCTGACGCCATATCACGCAGATCGCGGTCGGCCCGCTGGCTCCTCGAGGTTCAGTCCGACGACGCTTCGGCCGCGCGGCGGTACTCGGCGTTGATGCGCTGGGCCTCTTCGAGCTGGTCCTCGAGGATGATGATGCGGCAGGCGGCCTCGATGGGGGTGCCCTGGTCGACGAGCTCCCGCGCCCGGGCGGCGATGCGCAGCTGGTAGCGGGAGTAGCGGCGGTGCCCGCCCTCGGAGCGGAGCGGGGTGATCAGGCGCGCCTCGCCGATCGCGCGGAGGAAGGCCTGGGTGGTACCGAGCATGGCGGCTGCTCGGCCCATGGTGTAGGCGGGGTAGTCGTCGTCGTCGAGACGATCGTCGAACGATTCGTGTGCTGTCATCTGCACCTCTCTCACGGAACGCGTTGAGGGGCCCTGGCGCCGTACGGCACCAGGGCCCCGAAGGAACTACTACACCATCTGTCGGCCCTGATAATGCGCCGACCCTGTGTTTCCGCCGTCCCGGCCCAGAGGCTGCCGGGAGTGCGGGGACCGCGGTTGCTTGACCGGAGACCACCTCACTATCGATGTCCTGCGGTTCCCGGACTCGGTCGCTCGGCCCGGGCGATCCTGATGGCGCTCGGTTCCTCCGTTTCTTCCCTCGGTGATCAACTACGGGTACTCCCGGGGCGTGCGCCCGCAGCCGACGCCTTCACCCGGGTACTGCTCTCTGAACCTCACTGCTGTGTACTGCCGAGCCGCACCTGCGGCTGTCGGCGGCTCCTGATCACTGCCAGCCGCCCGGTGCGGTGGTCAGCCCCGTCGCCGTCCTACGCTCAACCTGGCTTCGGAACTCCACCACCGCACCGTCCTACGGAGTGCAACTTCTGGTACAGCCTCCTGGCAGTTCGTCTCTGCCAGGCCCTACGGACTGTCTGGGCTACGAGAGAAACCATAACCCCCACGCCACGGAAAATCTAGCTCAGCCGCGATAGGTTTTCGTCTCTGTCAGAAGGAGGCTGGGGCTTCGCGGCCGACGATGGTGTCCGCATAGCCAAGGCGCGGTCCGGGCGGGACGGGCCCCGACCGGCAGGCCACGTGGCGAGAGGGCCCGACCGGCAGACGCCGTTCGGGCCCTCTCGATTCGCATGCCGGCCCCCGCCGGACGGTGTCCGTCAGGCGTTCGCCCGGACATCGAACAGCTCGGAAGCCTGCGGAATCGGACTCGGCCCCGTGGGCTCGGCGGCCACAGGGGCGGTACGGCACGTGAACCCGAGCCGGGTCATGGCCCGCAGCACGTCACCGGCGCTGAAGTCGCGGGGGTCCTGGCCGGTGACGATCCGACCGACCTGCTTGGCGGGGTAGGTGCGGCGGCCGATGGTCACCGACTCGCCGGTGACCTGCTCGGGCTTGACGTCCTTCATCGACTCAAGGACACCGATCTTGGTCAGGTCGAACGGGAAACGTGCGATGACACAGCGCATGAGGGCCTCCACGGGAGGGGGAAGGGATGCTGGTGGCGTGGTGCGGTGGTTCAGCGCGCGAGGGCGAGGAGGCCCACAGCGGTGCCCTCCTCGTCGACAACGGGAACTGCGTCGAGCCTGCGGTGAAGCATGGCCCGCTCTGCGTCGGCCATCGTGGTCATGGGCGAGGGAAACGGCCCGAGGTCGCCCAGGACGTCGCGCAGTCGGGCCCCATCGGTGTAGGCCGGGCCAACGCGGACGGCGGTGAGCCGGGCGTGGCTGACCAGCCCGGTGCACAGGCCGTGCTCGTCACTGACGAGCAGGCGGTCGGCGCGGGCGCCAGCCATGACGGCCAGGGCCACTTCGACCGTCATGTCGTCACAGACCTGTGGACCGGTCACTTCCATCGCGTCGTCCACCGTCCGGCGCGCAGGGCTGGGGTCGTTGGACCCGCGGGGCTGCATCCGGGCCAGCGCCACAAGGTTCCTCCTGCAGAGATGGGCCAGTTGTCTGATCATGTGACTCTCGGGCTGCCGGGTCGAATCCGGGGCGCGGCGGGAACGGTAGTTCGTACGCGTGCGGTTCATTCAGAACCTTGCCTGGTGCAGCACGTGTCATGGAATTACCGCGATCAAGAGCAGGGCAGGGAATAACGAGAACGGGCCGAGCGAAATAATGAGGCTGCACTAACTCGCAAAATGCTGCTGCGCGGGAGCCGAGACGGCGGCATGAGGGGAGCTTGAAGCTAGAATTCCTGGCGGTCTCGGGGAGGCGCCGACTGTGCACCGTATGCCCCTGCGGGCCGGATCGGCATGTGAAATGCGTGCAGCTGGGGCCGGCACCTCGAAGGATGCGGGCCCCAGCTGCGAAACGCGGGTAAGCGTCAGGCGGGAACGATGTTCTCCGCCGTCGGGCCCTTCTGGCCCTGCGCGATGTCAAAGGTGACCTTCTGGCCTTCCTGAAGCTCGCGGAAGCCCTGCGCGGCGATGTTCGAGTAGTGGGCGAACACGTCAGCGCCACCACCGTCCTGTTCGATGAAGCCGAAGCCCTTTTCGGCGTTGAACCACTTCACGGTACCAGCAGCCATATTCTTCTCCTTTGGGGCAGTACGCCGACGTCCGCACTGTACGGATGCCGTGTCGCCGCGATGATGCCCTGCCGGAAAAATCGGAAACGTGAAGCGCTTTTCGGGTACCAAAACTGCAACTGGATCGACAGTAGCATGCTGGACAGGTTTTTGTGCGGAGAATTTCCCCAGCGCGTTCCGGGGTAGGAATTCTTCCCGGGACAACCAGAAAAATCTGCGGCGGCGGGCATAGATATTGAACCCTTCCCGGTGGAGTGTGCTGCGGCGAGCTCGCCTGCTCGCTCCCAGGCGGAAACTCCCGGCCGCGACGGGATTCCGGCCCCGTACCGTCCGTCGTCGACGCCGCGCCGGCGCAGGACGTCATCCACACTCACGTGCCACCGACGCGACCTGTTCGGTAATTGTCGGCCCAGCGGACGAATTCTCCGGGGGTGGCGTGGACGGACCCGTCTCCGTACTGCTTCCAGGGGGAGGAATTGGGAGTGAAGGAGCCGTCCTTCTCGTCGTACGACACGGCCTTGCCGGCAACGTCCACCGCCGGGGATGCCGCTGGTGTGACGCATCAGGTCGCCCAGCGTGACGTCCCGCGTCCAGGAGGGCGGGTTGTCGAGGAACCCGGACAGGGGGTCACTCAGCGCAAGCTGGTGCCGCCCGGCCAGCAAGAGGACGGCGTCTGTCGCGGTCGTCGCCGGTGGCGTGTGCCGACGGGATGGCGACACCGGCCAGTACCACCGCGACCATGGCACCCCCCGCGGTGCACCACGACAGCATCCGGTTCACGCTCACCACCCTCTTCAAGGAGCGATCTCGAACTTCGGGGGCTTGAGGTCCTTGAGGCAGGCGGTGTCCGGGGCGGTCGGGGTGTCGAAGAAGGAGGCGGTGATGGCCTGGGCGCACTTCGAGGTGGCGAAGACCACATGGGGCTCGTAGGGAATCGTGACGACGGTGGCCCGGGGCAGGGTGCGGGCCACGTACGGCCCGTTGTCCGCCGCTGTCTGGGCGTCCCACCCGCCCGAGATGGCGAGGGTGGGGATGTCGCTCTTCGTGACGTCGCGGATGGAGGGGGGCGCCGCCGGGATGTCCCAGACCTCGCAGTCCTCGCGGAGGAAGCCGAGCAGCGGTGCCTGGGCATGTATCGAACCGGGGAACGACGGGTAGGTCTGCCGGCCGGCCCGGAGGGCTTCGGCCTGTGTCTCGTACGGGGTCCACTCGCTGCAGAAGACGCCGTAGACGAGCCCGTGGGACAGCCGGCCGATGGCCTGGGGGTTGTACTTGCCGCCCGCCCACTGTTCGGCGATCCGCTGGGGTTTGCCGTTGGCCAGTTCGTCGAGGGCCCTGGGAATCTGGGGTGCCACATGGGTGGCGGCGGTCATCCAGTTCAGCAAGGCTGCACCGTCCAGGACCACCTTCGCCTGCTTTCCGCTGTCGGGGAGCGTGACGGTGGTGGTGACGGGCTT
This window harbors:
- a CDS encoding SCO5918 family protein, which gives rise to MRCVIARFPFDLTKIGVLESMKDVKPEQVTGESVTIGRRTYPAKQVGRIVTGQDPRDFSAGDVLRAMTRLGFTCRTAPVAAEPTGPSPIPQASELFDVRANA
- a CDS encoding class I SAM-dependent methyltransferase, yielding MGATAGGTWRDIGCGTGAVTGAVLEVADPVGVIGADPSQGYVDYARGHIADRRAQFVLADAMQLPFADSTASVAVSGLVLNFVPHPARAVAEMTRVVVPGGQVGVYVWDYGEGGMEAIRAFWDAAVTLDRQAKPLDEAVRFPLCARSPLGELLAGAGLQDVEVDEIRVPTRFADFDDYWTPFLGGQGPAPAYLAGLPEGHRAELREQLRAALPRAVDGSILLHARAWAARGRRGREGNPVNPAT
- a CDS encoding serine hydrolase, translating into MPWSRWYWPVSPSRRHTPPATTATDAVLLLAGRHQLALSDPLSGFLDNPPSWTRDVTLGDLMRHTSGIPGGGRCRQGRVVRREGRLLHSQFLPLEAVRRRVRPRHPRRIRPLGRQLPNRSRRWHVSVDDVLRRRGVDDGRYGAGIPSRPGVSAWERAGELAAAHSTGKGSISMPAAADFSGCPGKNSYPGTRWGNSPHKNLSSMLLSIQLQFWYPKSASRFRFFRQGIIAATRHPYSADVGVLPQRRRIWLLVP
- a CDS encoding CBS domain-containing protein, which gives rise to MALARMQPRGSNDPSPARRTVDDAMEVTGPQVCDDMTVEVALAVMAGARADRLLVSDEHGLCTGLVSHARLTAVRVGPAYTDGARLRDVLGDLGPFPSPMTTMADAERAMLHRRLDAVPVVDEEGTAVGLLALAR
- a CDS encoding cold-shock protein — encoded protein: MAAGTVKWFNAEKGFGFIEQDGGGADVFAHYSNIAAQGFRELQEGQKVTFDIAQGQKGPTAENIVPA
- a CDS encoding cupin domain-containing protein, which gives rise to MTATTRQETPVAIQGGGVELRTQEVGGDLSVAFVRLPQGADLRPAVKGLPDDLCPCPHWGYMLKGRLKMVTKDGEEVYEAGQAFYWPAGHAPVALEDCEYVDFSPTDAFTSVIDHITSQG
- a CDS encoding NAD(P)H-dependent flavin oxidoreductase, coding for MLTTPVCRLLGIDAPIVCAAFGPWDEVDLAAAVCRAGGLGSLGTAVRPLPELKDQWARLRRLTDRPFAINHTSRPLDEEAFQATIEEGPAAISFHLAVPPDLIARAHDAGILWIQQVSSRRQAEEALRAGADVVVAQGGEAGGHGGDVSTMVMVPDVVDMAGDVPVLAAGGIGDGRGLAAALALGAQGVLMGTRFLASDEMKVSQAWKSRLVESAASDAVRAVGSERILPPFNRPGSAGVPRCLRTPLVDLLREHPEQVDPAQTVPRVMAAILAGGGDEYLPFTGQSTALVHEILPAAEIVRRTVREAEAALAATARAIGPGT
- a CDS encoding MerR family transcriptional regulator, encoding MTAHESFDDRLDDDDYPAYTMGRAAAMLGTTQAFLRAIGEARLITPLRSEGGHRRYSRYQLRIAARARELVDQGTPIEAACRIIILEDQLEEAQRINAEYRRAAEASSD